In Astyanax mexicanus isolate ESR-SI-001 chromosome 25, AstMex3_surface, whole genome shotgun sequence, a genomic segment contains:
- the LOC111195168 gene encoding translation initiation factor IF-2 produces MLRAAMEVLFVAVLLFVGAIARPNGPPNGGGNFGPNGGGRFPNGGGNFPFAPNGGGNFPFAPNGGGNFPFAPNGGGNFPFGPNGGGNFPFGPNGGGNFPSGPAPSQLNSWYGQDDSEEQGPNGFGPSEFRGGPQGGHRGPHGGGRPGGPFRPPFRPDGGRPVQPNITFTPLFRIDNVTAQNISASVPLKQGENVFILPAGSNGPPQRRPPVAGPQPYFKIIYNQNSTNIAFEFGTAQFVPPLSVFGSESDEYRPH; encoded by the exons ATGCTAAGAGCAG CAATGGAGGTCCTGTTTGTTGCAGTGTTGCTGTTTGTTGGAGCGATTGCCCGT CCCAACGGTCCTCCAAATGGAGGGGGAAACTTTGGGCCAAACGGAGGAGGAAGGTTTCCTAATGGAGGAGGAAATTTCCCCTTTGCACCTAATGGAGGAGGAAATTTCCCCTTTGCACCTAATGGAGGAGGAAATTTCCCCTTTGCACCTAACGGTGGAGGAAATTTCCCCTTTGGACCTAATGGAGGAGGAAATTTCCCCTTTGGACCCAATGGTGGTGGAAACTTTCCCTCTGGACCAGCG CCTTCTCAGCTGAACTCTTGGTATGGTCAGGATGATTCAGAAGAACAGGGTCCAAAT GGTTTTGGACCTTCTGAATTCCGAGGAGGTCCACAAGGAGGTCACAGAGGTCCACATGGGGGTGGAAGA ccTGGCGGGCCATTTCGCCCTCCCTTCCGTCCTGATGGAGGAAGACCAGTCCAGCCCAACATCACA TTCACCCCTCTGTTCCGG ATTGACAATGTGACAGCTCAG aacatcAGTGCCAGTGTGCCCCTGAAacag GGAGAGAATGTTTTCATCCTGCCAGCT GGTTCAAACGGACCACCTCAG CGTCGACCCCCTGTAGCTGGCCCTCAG CCCTACTTCAAGATCATCTACAACCAGAATTCCACT AATATTGCATTTGAATTTGGGACGGCACAGTTT GTTCCCCCTCTTTCGGTA